A DNA window from Babylonia areolata isolate BAREFJ2019XMU chromosome 28, ASM4173473v1, whole genome shotgun sequence contains the following coding sequences:
- the LOC143301994 gene encoding uncharacterized protein LOC143301994: MWTPCPWFEPSRAASAGDVSVGTHLINGGKDVVTLTYGGRHLKVYSLATGKVIAMMRQTEPKLRQILGVTVNEQCTVAAADMDQEEYMLIFDLRQRQHMQTIRPPDLLQESVHLAATSLTSDGRFLLTTGEKTLREDEYDDDSRGRLVSETVVKVFDLEKRHCHALVDSEAFWRYKRDPGCDLDTYCSSFRLLDSVRVLSSHDDNILRVFDLHSGEMLMRLEGHEGSPNIYSGSPNAPVVLTHGNYSQENGFRLWTKEDLKPLASFSLDDEVEDFLLLGDHCSPIVANAKEREDPVLFHLHCPDSNSLPGNHAPLTSYPEVYKGKKMSHVIAGLTIDEGVDDDNDPDDDRRVETDSDSGLDNEDDDDDDDYGNDDDDDDDDDIDNLTDEERDHV; the protein is encoded by the exons ATGTGGACACCATGTCCATGGTTCGAACCTTCCAGGGCCGCGTCGGCAGGAGATGTCAGCGTAGGCACCCACCTCATCAACGGAGGGAAAG ACGTGGTGACGCTCACGTATGGGGGTCGACACTTGAAGGTCTATTCGCTTGCCACGGGAAAGGTGATCGCAATGATGAGACAAACAGAGCCGAAGCTACGTCAAATTCTGGGTGTTACG GTGAACGAGCAATGCACGGTGGCAGCAGCGGACATGGACCAGGAAGAGTACATGCTGATCTTCGACCTACGGCAGAGACAGCACATGCAAACCATCAGGCCCCCTGACCTGCTTCAGGAGAGCGTGCACCTGGCGGCGACCTCGCTGACGTCAGATGGCCGCTTCCTGTTGACGACAGGGGAGAAGACCCTCCGCGAGGACGAGTACGATGACGACAGCAGGGGTCGGCTGGTGTCGGAGACGGTGGTGAAGGTGTTCGACCTGGAAAAGC GTCATTGTCACGCTCTGGTGGACAGCGAGGCCTTCTGGCGCTACAAGCGGGACCCAGGCTGCGACCTGGACACCTACTGCAGCAGCTTCCGGCTGCTGGACAGCGTCCGAGTGCTCTCCTCCCACGATGACAACATCCTGCGCGTCTTCGATCTGCACTCCG gagagATGCTGATGAGGTTGGAGGGGCATGAAGGATCTCCCAACATCTACAGCGGGTCCCCCAATGCTCCTGTCGTCCTCACTCACGGCAACTATAGTCAGGAGAACGGCTTCAGGCTGTGGACTAAAGAGGATCTGAAGCCTCTCGCTTCCTTCTCTTTGGATgacgaa GTGGAAGACTTTTTGTTGCTCGGCGACCACTGCAGCCCAATTGTCGCCAACGCGAAGGAACGTGAAGACCCGGTGCTCTTTCATCTGCATTGCCCCGACAGCAATTCGTTGCCCGGTAACCACGCGCCGCTGACATCATATCCAGAAGTCTACAAAGGGAAGA AAATGTCTCATGTCATCGCCGGTCTCACCATTGACGAAGGTGTCGACGATGACAACGACCCAGACGATGACAGAAGAGTGGAAACTGACAGTGACTCGGGTCTCGacaacgaagatgatgatgatgatgatgattatggcaatgacgatgacgacgatgatgatgacgacattgaCAACTTGACTGATGAGGAGCGTGATCATGTCTAG